A single region of the Papilio machaon chromosome 13, ilPapMach1.1, whole genome shotgun sequence genome encodes:
- the LOC106717819 gene encoding uncharacterized protein LOC106717819, whose product MATAVRALLLSAALAALAEAGAARFGDRLAPRVPAAYAPRHAPSARHYADDDYEDYVQDYDGQHRSEEDEEKPPEPAPPPRRPVRTEAHRLEMSTEYFVIPERTSSRPPATSSRPVIISKTLAPRNNTIQTLPKIASLGPLRSEAWAVPILAIACVSMLTLGGFEVFIVWGASRKAPNQRHLLLGQTLLCGLFVSAATAALYTATPNAFTCGAVRFGTGVAYVIVFASLLVKCVFLLSLNGGVYLPAAYQGLLLFFAVMIQVAIGAQWLGSSPPRVAAGGARCDSALSDLLLSLCYSAFLIAVVCGVALRSRGIRDNYREATHIAGASGATAAVWVCWVAAALGAPEPHRDVCVAAGLLATCVVVFALMFAPKGRRLAALGREGRWDADREEGLSSLGAGGSGYSPSFFHFKPVKYGMVSAGAPAPAQPAMLDRKEPPAQQADPYGAMFATSHLHARPLCSPPHYPPHPLMHYQYNYPPYNYLLPPGVMMRPEEGNVYTSVEPTFSSNPNVFFQRSEPLHVGMMY is encoded by the exons ATGGCGACCGCGGTGCGCGCGCTGTTGCTCTCGGCGGCGCTGGCGGCCCTGGCGGAGGCCGGCGCCGCCCGCTTCGGCGACCGACTAGCGCCGCGCGTTCCGGCGGCCTACGCGCCTCGCCATGCGCCATCGGCACGCCATTACGCCGACGACGACTACGAGGACTACGTGCAAGACTACGACGGCCAGCACCGTTCCGAAGAGGATGAAGAAAAACCGCCAGAGCCGGCGCCTCCACCGCGCCGGCCCGTACGCACAGAAGCACATCGTCTCGAAATGAGCACCGAGTACTTCGTTATTCCTGAACGAACCTCCTCGAGACCGCCAGCGACGTCTTCACGTCCTGTTATCATTTCTAAAACACTGGCGCCCAGAAATAATACTATACAGACGCTACCAAAAATTGCTTCCTTAGGTCCATTACGATCCGAAGCTTGGGCCGTGCCGATACTGGCAATCGCGTGTGTTAGCATGTTAACTCTTGGTGGATTTGAAGTTTTTATAGTGTGGGGTGCCAGCCGAAAGGCACCGAATCAGCGCCATTTGCTGCTGGGACAAACGTTACTGTGCGGACTATTTGTCAGTGCCGCGACCGCGGCGCTCTACACCGCGACGCCGAACGCTTTCACGTGCGGTGCGGTTCGCTTCGGCACAGGTGTCGCTTACGTGATCGTTTTTGCGTCGCTACTAGTTAAATGCGTGTTCTTGTTAAGTTTAAACGGCGGGGTATACCTCCCGGCGGCATATCAAGGACTGCTTTTGTTTTTCGCTGTGATGATACAAGTCGCGATAGGCGCGCAGTGGCTCGGCAGCTCTCCGCCTCGGGTCGCAGCCGGAGGTGCGCGCTGCGACTCCGCGCTCTCGGACCTCCTGCTGTCGTTGTGTTACTCCGCCTTTTTGATCGCGGTGGTGTGCGGCGTCGCCTTAAGGTCACGAGGTATCCGCGATAACTACCGGGAGGCTACGCATATCGCCGGGGCGAGCGGGGCGACGGCAGCGGTGTGGGTGTGCTGGGTGGCGGCAGCGCTGGGCGCGCCAGAACCGCACCGTGACGTGTGCGTGGCCGCCGGCCTGCTCGCCACCTGCGTCGTCGTGTTCGCATTGATGTTCGCTCCTAAAGGTCGAAGATTGGCGGCGCTAGGCCGAGAGGGCCGGTGGGACGCAGACCGGGAGGAGGGACTAAGCTCGCTGGGCGCTGGCGGCTCTGGATACTCGCCCTCATTCTTCCACTTCAAGCCCGTGAAGTATGGCATGGTGTCAGCCGGGGCGCCTGCGCCGGCGCAGCCCGCGATGCTCGACCGCAAGGAGCCCCCAGCTCAGCAAGCCG ATCCGTACGGCGCCATGTTCGCGACCTCGCACCTTCACGCACGCCCCCTGTGTTCTCCGCCGCACTACCCCCCGCACCCGCTAATGCACTACCAATATAATTATCCGCCTTATAATTATCTACTTCCACCAG gCGTGATGATGCGACCGGAGGAGGGTAACGTGTACACGAGCGTGGAGCCCACCTTCAGCAGCAACCCCAACGTCTTCTTCCAGCGTTCGGAGCCGCTGCACGTCGGCATGATGTACTGA
- the LOC106717847 gene encoding translocon-associated protein subunit gamma: protein MSGKGNKAFTKEEELLLQDFSRNVSTKSSALFYGNAFIVSAIPIWLFWRVHALEVSPSLAWFGVVTTASTWLLALAYRNTKFQLKHRVAVRREDAVAREMTRKLADDKKMSRKEKDERILWKKNEVADYEATTFSIFYNNALFLTIVILSSFYILRSFTPTVNYIVSLTAASGFLALLSTGTK, encoded by the exons ATGTCCGGAAAAGGTAATAAAGCTTTTACAAAAGAGGAGGAACTTTTGCTTCAAGATTTCAGCAGAAATGTGTCAACGAAATCTTCAGCATTATTCTatggaaatgcatttattgTTTCTGCGATTCCCATTT GGCTATTTTGGAGAGTACACGCTTTGGAAGTGAGCCCTTCACTTGCATGGTTTGGCGTGGTAACAACTGCCAGCACTTGGTTGTTAGCCTTAGCATACCGTAACACTAAGTTTCAGCTAAAGCACCGTGTGGCTGTGCGCCGGGAAGACGCAGTCGCTAGGGAGATGACCAGGAAGTTGGCTGATGATAAGAAAATGAGCAGAAAAGAGAAAGATGAGAG gATTCTTTGGAAGAAGAATGAAGTGGCTGACTATGAGGCAACAACTTTCTCCATCTTCTACAATAATGCATTGTTCCTGACAATTGTCATCCTTAGCAGTTTCTACATTCTTCGCTCATTCACACCAACTGT TAACTATATTGTGTCTTTGACAGCGGCATCTGGATTTTTGGCACTGTTGTCCACaggaacaaaatga